The Agrococcus carbonis sequence GGCTTCGTCTGGCGCAGGATGCGCTGCACGGGCTCGAGGAAGCCGAGCTCGCACATGTGGTCGGCCTCGTCGACCACCGCGATCTCGACGGCGCCGAGGTTCAGGCGGCGCTGCTCGACGAGGTCCTCGATGCGACCGGGCGTGCCGATGACGATGTCGACGCCGCGGCGGAGCGCCTCGACCTGTCGATCCTGCTTCACGCCGCCGACGATGACGGTCGTGAAGATGCCGACCGCACGGCCGAGCCCCATGATGGTGTGGTTGAGCTGCTGGGCGAGCTCGCGCGTCGGGGCGAGGACGAGCGCGCGGGGAGCCCGGCCGAGCTCGCGACGCTCAGGGCGGCCTCGCAGCAGCATCTCGACGATTGGCGCGCCGAACGCGATCGACTTGCCCGAGCCGGTCCGGCCGCGGCCGAGCACGTCGCGGCCCGCGATCACGTCGGGGATGGTCGCCGCCTGGATCGGGAACGGACGCTCGGCGCCCATCGACTTGAGCGCACCGGCGATCCCGGCGCCGAGGCCGAGGTCGGCGAACGTGACGCCCTCGATGTCCTCGGCGCGCGTGGCCTGCGCCTCAAGGCGCTCGAGGACGACGTCCTCCTTCGGCTCGAAGGGGTTCGACTCCTTCGACGGGTAGTACGTGCTGTCGCGGCGCGGGCGCTCGTCGGAGCGGTCGCGGCGCGGGCGGTCGTCGCGGTCGAAGCGGCGGTCGCCGCGGTCCTCGCGGTCGGAGCGACGCGGGCCGCGGTCGTCGCGTCGCGGGCCGCGGTCGTCGCGATCGAAGCGACGCGGACCGCGATCGTCGCGGTCGGAGCGGCGGTCACCGCCGCGCGAGCGGTCGTCCCGGTCCAAGCGACGGTCCCCGCCCTGCGAGCGGTCGTCGCGGTCGAAGCGGCGCGGGCCGCGGTCGTCGCGGTCGAAGCGACGCGGGCCGCGATCGTCGCGGTCGAACCGGCGGTCACCGCCGCCCGAGCGGTCGTCCCGGTCGAAGCGACGGTCCCCGCCCTGCGAGCGATCGTCCCGATCGAAGCGACGCGGGCCGCGATCGTCGCGGTCGAACCGGCGGTCGCCGCCGCGCGAGCGGTCGTCGCGATCGAACCGGCGGTCCCCGCCCTGCGAGCGATCGTCCCGGTCGAAGCGACGCGGGCCGCGATCGTCGCGGTCGAACCGGCGGTCGCCGCCGCGCGAGCGGTCGTCGCGATCGAACCGGCGGTCGCGGTCGTCGCGCGCCGGGCGGTCGTCGCGTCGGTCGCCGCGCGCCGGTGCAGCGCCGTAGCGCCCCCGGCCGTTGTGCTCGTCGCGGGCGCGGTCGAACCCGCGCGGACGCTCGCCGCGGTGCAGGCGGTCGTCGCGCTGGTGATCGCGGCCGCCGTCGGCGCCTCCGCGCGTGCGGAAGGCGGGGCCGCGACGGGCGTCGCGGTCGCGCGCCTCCGGCGGCGTCCAGTTCGGGCGGCCGGATGCGGTGCGGCCGCCCTGGTCGCGTCGCTCGCGGTCGTCGCGGCTCCAGCGCCCCTTCGAGGGCTGCTCGTCGCGGTAGCCGCGGTGGCCCTTGCTGCGGGAGCCGGGGCGGCTGTCTCGGTCGTTCGGTCGGCGGGCGCCCTCGGGGCGCGAGTCATTCCTTGCCATTGCTCGCATTCATTGCGCGCGAGATCTCGCTCGCGCTGATAGAGCCGCATGCATCGCGGGCTTCGTCATCGACCGCGAGGGTGCTCGCGGGATCTCCGGCCGCGGCGACATCTCCATGGTGCGCACACGCGCGCTGTCCCGAGCCGACCGACCCACTCTACGGCACGACCGCGCGCGACGACAGGGGCAGTTCGCCTCAGCCCGGCTGATCGACCGCGCGGACGCCGCCCCGCATCACCGACGACGACCACTGGCGCCCGTCGAACCAGCGCGTCTCGGCGCGGCGGAACGGGTCGGGATACCAGCCGGGCGCGGCGAGCCCGGCTGCCCCCTGGAGCTCGATCGGCTGGGGCGCTCCGTCGTGCGCGCCGGCCGCGGCCGGCTGCTGCGGTACCTGCTGCGCCTGCCACGCCTCGTACGCCCTGCGCTGCGCGTCGTGCGCCTCCTGCTCGAGGCGGTGGAACTCGGCAGGGGTCGGGATCGGGGGCGTCTGGGCGCTGCGATCGACGGTCGGCGGGCGCTGACCGAACGACGGCGCCGGCTGCGACGCGGGTGCCACGGGCGACGGCTGCACGGGGTCGACGCGCGCACCCTGCTGATGGCCGAACGCGGATGGCCGCGGCGGCACCTCCGCCGTCGAGCCGGGCGTGGGGCCGACGGGAGGCACGGGCGACGCCGGCTGCGGTTCGGTCGGCGCTGCGGGCGACTGCGCCGACGGCGCGGCGGGCGACTGCGCCGACGGTGCGGCGGGCAGCTGCGCCGACGGCTGCCAGCCGGGCGCGGCCGGCGTCACGTGGGCGGCGGGCGCCGAGATCGCCGACGTGGGCTGGAGGGGCTGCCCCGGCTGCGGGACGGGCGCGTGGATCGGCTGCGCCCCGGGAGCCTGCATCGGCTGCCCGGCCGGCGCGGACATCGGCTGCGCAGCCGGCGCGGACATCGGCTGCGCAGCCGGCGCGGACATCGGCTGCGCAGCCGGCGCGGACATCGGCTGCGCCGGGGCGGCGACCGGTGCCGGCCGGGCGAGGATGCGGGCGTCGCGCGCCGCGTAGTAGTGCATCGACGGGTCGGAGGGCCACTGGCCGTCGATGCGGAGCATCGACTGCCCTCCCGGCTGCAGGGGCGGCACGAACGTGAGCCGCGTGCCGGTGCCCGCCGGGGTGCGCACGGTGATCCGCGCCCCCTCGACCTGCCCGCTCGTGCGGGTGACGAACACCGTGACGGGCAGGTCGCCGGCCGGCACGTGGAGCGTCACGTCGCCCCAGTCGAGGGGCGCGCGGAGCCCGCCGATGTCGAGGGTCGGCGGCTGGAGGTACGCGTCGATGCGGCCGTCGGGGCACGCCGAGTGGACGATCAGGAATGCCGGCATGCCTCACCTCCTCCTCGCTCGCATCCGTGCGACCGCCGCGCTCGGGAGCCGCGGGGCCGGAGCCATCCAACCAGCGCGCCCCGCGCATCCGCTGGGAGCGCGGTCAGCGTGCGCTGGCCGCGGCGAGCTCGGTGCGCCGCTCGGCGCGCGTGCCGGTGCCGCGCCGCACGCGCCGGCGCTCGATCGCGCCCTCCACGACGAGGTAGAGCACCGGCAGCACGATGAGCGTGAGGACCGTCGACGAGATCAGGCCTCCGATCACGACGATCGCGAGCGGCTGCGAGATGAAGCCGCCCTGGCCCGTCAGCCCCGCCGCCATCGGCACGAGCGCGAAGATCGTCGCCGCCGCGGTCATGAGGATGGGGCGCAGGCGCCGCTCGGCGCCCTCGACGAGCGCCTCGCGCACGCTGAGCCCGCGGTCGCGGTACTGGTTGACGAGGTCGATGAGCACGATCGCGTTCGTCACGACGATCCCGACGAGCATGAGCACGCCCACCATCGAGGCGACGCCGAGCGGCACGCCCGTGATGAGCTGCATCGCGATCGCGCCGGTCGCCGCGAACGGCACCGAGACGAGCAGCAGGAACGGCTGCAGCAGGCTCTTGAACGTCGCGACCATCACGACGTAGACGAGCAGCACCGCGACGAGCGCGGCGATGCCGAGCTGCGTGAACGCATCCGTGATCTGGGTGGCGACGCCGCCGACCTCGGCGGTCGCGCCGTCGGCGAGCTCGAGCGCGTCGAGCTCGGCCTGCAGGCTCGCCGAGAGGCCGCCGACGTCGGCCGCGTCGGGGGTGATCGTCACCGTCGCGGTGCGACTGCCGTCGCTCGTCGAGATCGACACCGGCCCCGTGATCTCGCTCACCTCGGCGACGTCGGCGAGCGGCAGGGGGCCCTGCGGCGTCGGCAGCTCGAGCTCGCGCAGCTCGTCGAGCGTCGCGGCGGGCGCGATCGCGTCGAGCCAGATGCGCACGAGCGAGCCGTCGAGCTGGATGTCGCCGATCGGCGTCGGCTGCATCGCCTGGGCCACGAGGCCCGACACGGCGGCCTCGCTCAGCCCGAGGCTCGCGGCGAGCTCGCGGTCGACCGCGACCTGCACGAGCGGCTGCGCGCCCTCGAGGGAATCGGTCACCTGCGCGACGCCGTCGAGCCCGGCGACGGCGTCGGTGACGGATGCGGTGGCCGCCTCGAGCGCGTCGGGCGTCGGGGCCTGCACCTCGACCTCGATGTCGCTGCCGCCGAAGCCGCCCGACTCACCGACGGTCACCTCGCCCGGCTGGTCGTCCGCGAGGTCGCGGATCGCCTCGCGGAGCGCTGTCATGTCGGTGCCGTCGGCGGCGATGACGCCGTAGCTGATCGCGCCGCCGCCACCGCCGCCGAGGAAGGCCGCGAACTGGCCGGCGCCGCTCGAGACGGTCGCCGAGACCGTCTCGACGCCGTCGAGCTCGCCCACGCGCGCCGAGAGCTCGTCGGCGGCGTCGAGCTGCGCGTCGAGCGAGGCGCCGGGCTCGAGCTGCTGCGACATGCGCAGCGTCGTCTGCCCGTCGTCCCCGAGGAAGTTGGTCGCCATGAGCGGCACCGCGGCGCCGCTCGCACCGAGCACGAGGGCAGCACCGACGAGCACGAGCCAGGGCCTCCGCAGCGTCGCGAGCAGGATCGGCCGGTAGCCGCGCCGGAGCCGGTCGCGGCGCTCCTCGAGGTCGTGGGCGGCAGCGGCCGGGGCATCGGGACCGCCCGGCCGGGAGCGGCCGGCCCCGCGCGCGTCGGCGACGGCGCCCGACGGCGCTTCGGGGGCGGATGCGCGGCGCAGGCGGAAGCGCTGCCGGAGGCCCGGGCGGGCGGTCGTGCGCGCATCCGCGCCGCGCGCATCCGCCGCAGCATGCTCGCGCGCAGCCTCGGCCTCGGCCGCCGCCTCCGCCTCGACGACCGCCTTCGGGCGCCGGAGCAGCCACGAGGCGAGCACCGGCACGATCGTGAGCGCGATGACGAGCGACGACAGCAGCGCGATCGTCACCGTGAGCGCGAAGGGGCGGAAGAGCTCGCCCGTGATGTCGCTCACGAAGGCGAGCGGGAGGAACACGATGACGGTCGTGACCGTCGAGGCGGTGATGGCGCCGGCGACCTCGCGCACCGCATCCAGGATCGCCTTCGCCTTCGACGCCTGGAAGGACAGGTGCCGCTTGATGTTCTCGATCACGACGATCGAGTCGTCGACGACGCGGCCGATCGAGATCGTGAGCGCCCCGAGGGTGAGCACGTTGAGGGAGAAGCCCGCCCCCCACATGCCGATGAAGGTCATGAGCACCGACATCGGGATCGAGATCGCCGTGACGAGCGTCGAGCGCACCGACCACAGGAAGATGAGGATGACGAGCACGGCGAAGACGAGGCCCAGGACGCCCTCGACCGCGAGCGCCTCGATCGAGTGCTCGATGTAGGGCGCCTGGTCGAGGATCGTCGTGATGGTCGCGCCCTCGCCGAGCTCGGCGCGGATGCCGTCGAGCTGCTCGAGCACGGCGTGCGAGACGTCGACCGTGTTGGCCGCCTGCGTCTTCGTGATCGAGAGGATGATCGAGGGCTCGCCGTCGACGAGCGCGACCGACGAGACCGGGTCCTCGTCGAGCGCGACCTCGGCGTAGTCGCCGATCGTGCGCTCGCCGGTGACGGGGAGCCCGGCGACGTCGGCGACCGAGCCGAGCCGCTCGCCGATCTGCACGCTGAGGGTCTGGTCGCCATCGTCGACCGTGCCGCCCGGCAGCAGGGCGCCGTGCTCGTCGATCGAGTCGGCGATGTCCTGCCGCGTCAGGCCGTCGGCGGCGAGCGCCTGGTCGTCGGGGCTGATCGTGATGCGCTGGCCGGGTGCGCCCTGCAGCTGCACCGCCCGGACGCCGTCGGTGCGCTCGAGCTGCGGCACCGCGACCGTCTCGATGCGGTCGACGAGCGCCGCGGTGTCGCCCGGCGCCGCGATCGCGAGCTGCAGCACCGGGAAGTCGGCGATCGACCCGGTGAGCACGGTCGTCTCGGCGTCGTCGGGCAGCTGCGCCGCGATGCGGTTGACGGCCTGCTGCACGCGCTGCTCGGTCGTGGGGATGTTGATGCCGTAGGTGAACTCGGCGAAGACGACGCTCGAGCCCGTCGAGGACGTGCCGCTCGTGCCCTCGAGGCCCGGCACGGACTGCACCGCCCGCTCGATGGGCGCCGTGACGTCCTCGCTCACGATCTCGGGACTCGCGCCCGGCATGGTCGTCGTGACGACGACAGCGGGCAGCTCGAGCTCGGGCGTGAGCTCGGTCTTGAGGCTCGCGAGGGCGACGCCGCCGAAGATCGCGATGCAGATCGTCACGAGGGCGACGAGCGCCTTGTTCTTCAGGCTGGCGAGCGAGAGCAGGTGCACTCGCTGATCCTCCCACTCCCGGGGTGGGGAGCGGATGCGGGCGCCCCCCCATCCGCTCCCGTGCCGCGGGCGGTGCTCACGGTCTCGTGCCGCGTGCGCCTCCGGCGCGCGCTCCTCGACCTGCGGGACCGCGCGGCTCCGGTCTCGTGCCGCGTGCGCCTGAGGCGCGCGCTCCTCGACCTATGAGGCTCGGCGGCGCTCGGCGAAGGCCCGCATCGCGTCGCGCACGTAGGCGGCCCCCTCCTTTCCGCCGTAGTTGGCGGCGAACCGCTCATCGGCGACGTACATCTCGCCGAGGCCGGCGAACGCGTCGAGGTCGGGCTCGGCCGTCTGCCAGCCGGCGCCGATCCAGCGGTAGTGCCGCTCGGCGAGCGCCTGCACGCCCTCCGAGTCCACCGGCTCCCCGGCCGCGCGCGCGGCCGCGTAGCCCGCCGCGATGTCGAGGTGCTCCTGCTGGAACGCCGCACGGTCGGGATCCGTCATGCCCTTCCACCAGGCCTGGCCGTCCTGCCACGCCTTCGCGCCCCAGCGCTCGGTGACCTCCTGCTCGTACTGGCCCTGGTCGAACCCGTCGAGCGCCTGCTCTGCCGCCATGGCGGCTCCTTCCTCTCGTGCCCGCAGCGTCTGCTCGACGGCGCGGATCTGCCTGCGGATGCGGTCGGCCTCGCGCTCGAGGTCGACGAGGTGCGCCGCGAGCGCCTCCTCGTCGGACGCGCGCTCGAGGCTCTCGGCGATCGCGGGGATCCCCACGCCCAGCCCGCGCAGCAGCAGGATGCGCTGCAGGCGGGTGAGCGATGCCTCGTCGTACCAGCGCATCCCGCCCGCGTCGGTGCGGGCGGGGGCGAGGATGCCGACGGCGTCGTAGTGCCGCAGCGTGCGGCTCGAGACGCCGGCGAGCTTCGCGATGCGCTGGATCGACCACTCCATGCAGACGACGGTAGAGGTTGACGCAACGTCAACGTCAAGCGCGTGACGCAGCGGGTGTATGTTCTCGCCGTGACGGAGGAGTTCTCGCCGAAGCGCTGGCTGATCGGCGAACCGCTCGAGTCCGGCCGCCTCGACGAGCAGCTGCTGCCCAAGCGCATCGCGCTGCCCGTCTTCGCGAGCGACGCGCTCTCGTCGGTGGCCTACGGCCCGCAGGAGATGTTCCTCGTGCTGACCATCGGCGGCCTCGCCGTGCTCGCCCACGCGCCATGGGTGGCGCTCGGCGTCATCTGCCTCATCGCGATCGTCGTCGCGGGCAGCTTCCAGCTCGTGCGTGCCTACCCGTCGGGCGGCGGCGACTACGAGGTCGCGCACCGCAACCTCGGGCCGCGCGCCGGCCTCGTGGTCGGCGCGGCGCTCCTGATCGACTACGTGCTGACCGTCGCGGTCTCGGTCGCGGCGGGCGTCGACAACGTGATCTCGGCGCTCCCCGCACTGGCGCCGTGGAGGGTCGAGCTCGCGGTCGCGCTCATCGCGCTGCTCGCGATCGCCAACCTGCGGGGCGTGCGCGAGTCGGGCGCGGCCTTCGCCCTGCCGACCTACGTCTTCATCGCATCCGTCGTGCTGCTCGTCGGCACGGGCCTCGTGCGCACGGCGCTCGGCGACCCGCCGGTCGCCGCCTCGAGCGCCTACGCCGTCGAGGCCGACCCGATCACGCAGGCCGGCCTCGCGCTCCTGCTGCTGCGCGCCTTCGCCTCTGGGTGCTCGGCGCTCACCGGCATCGAGGCGATCTCGAACGGAGTCCCCGCGTTCCGGCGGCCGAAGGTGCGCAACGCGCGCATCACGCTCCTGCTGCTCGGCGGCGTCTCGATCTCGCTCTTCGCGGGCATCACCGCCCTCGGCGTCATCTCGCGCCTCCACTACGCGCAGGATCCCTGCGACCTCATCGGCTACGCCGACTGCGCGACGCGGCCGCAGCCGTCGGTGATCGCGCAGCTCGCGACCGCGGTCTTCGGCGAGGGCGCACCGCTCGTCTACCTCGTCACCGCATCCACCGCCCTCGTGCTGCTGCTCGCCGCCAACACCGCCTTCAACGGCTTCCCGCTGCTCGGGAGCGTGCTCGCGGCCAACGGGTTCGCGCCGCGCAGCCTCGCGAACCGCGGCGACCGGCTCGTGCACTCCAACGGCGTGATCCTGCTCGCGCTCGCGGCAGCGCTGCTGGTGCTCGTGCTGCGGGCCGACGTCAACGCGCTCATCCAGCTGTACGTCATCGGCGTCTTCGTCTCCTTCTCGTTCGGGCAGATCGGCATGACGGTGCACTGGCTGCGGCTGCGGCGCACGCGCCGCCGGGAGTTCCGGATGCTGCCGCTCGCGATCAGCGTGACGTCGGCCCTGTGCACCGGCGCGGTGCTGCTCATCGTCACGGTGACGAAGTTCACGCACGGTGCGTGGGCCGTGTTCGTGCTCGGGCCGATCCTGTGGTGGCTCATGCTCGGCATCCACCGCTACTACGCGCGAGTGCGCGCCGAGATCGCCGCCGACCGCACGACCGTGTTCGGCGCGAAGGGCGACCACGCGATCGTGCTCGTCGAGGAGCTCACGAAGCCCACGCTCAAGGCGCTCGACTACGCGATCGCCGCCCGGCACGCAACGCTCGAGGGCGTCCACGCCGACGTCGACCCCGAGGCGACCATGCGCCTCGAGCGCCAGTGGAAGGCCGAGGGGGTGCGCGTGCCGCTGCGCATCGTGCCGAGCCCCTACCGCGACGTCGCCGAACCGGTCGTCGAGCACATCCGTCGGCACCGCGCCGAGCACGGCCCCGAGGTCGTGACGGTCTACACGCCGAAGCTCGTCGGGCTGCGCTGGTGGGAGCATCTGCTGCACAACCGTCGCTCGACGCGCATCCGCCAGCGCCTCACGCTCGAGCACGGCGTGACGCTCGCGCTCGTGCCCTGGCGGCTGCACCCCGACCTGCCGGTCGGCCCGGACCCGCGGCCCCTGCCCGGCGACGCCCGGCGCGGCCAGCCCGCCCGGCCCGTCGTCCGCCAGCAGCACCGGCCGGCCCGGGAGCGCCGCTAGCCTCGACGCATGCCCCTGCTGCCGTCGATCGCCGCCGTGCTGGTGGGCGGCGCGCTCGGCACCGCGGCGCGCGCGCTGCTGCAGGCTGCGCTGCCCGAGTGGTGGCTGCTGCTCGCGGTCAACGCGCTGGGCTCGCTGCTGCTCGGCGTCGCCGTCGCGGCGCTCGCCGACGCGCCGGCGTGGCTGCGCCACGGGATCGGCGCCGGCGTGCTCGGCGGCTTCACGACCTTCAGCGCCGTGGCCGTCGCGAGCGTCGCCGCGTCCGCGGGCCGCGGCGGCTGGTCGGCGCTCGCGCCCGCGCTCCCCGGGATCGCGCTCGCCGTCGGGATGCTGCTCGCGTGCCTCGCGGCGGCCGGCGCCGGGCTCGCGCTCGGGCGGCGCATCGCCCGGAGCCGGGCGGCATGAGCCCGCTCGAGCTGCTCGCGATCGCAGCGGCGGGCGGCGTCGGCGCGACGGTGCGCTTCCTCGCGGGCGCGCTCGCGCCACGGCGGCCGGCGCGAGCGACGATGGCCGTGAACCTCGTCGCGAGCCTGCTCGCGGGGCTCGCGGCAGGGCTCATGCCCCTCGACGACGCCTGGCGCGCCGTGCTCGTCACCGGCTTCTGCGGCGGCATGTCGACCTACTCCGCCTTCGCGGTGCAGGCCGTCGAGCAGCTCGAGCGCCGGCGCGGCGGCCACGCGCTCGCGACGGTCGCCGTGACCCTCGTCGGGGGCGCGCTCGCCGCATCCGCCGGCCTGCTCATCGCCGCGATGCTCGCTCCTGCGGCCGCGGCCTGAGCGATTCGGAACGCTGTCCACATCCCGGGCCAGGGCACAGCGGATCGACAGCCGCGATGATACGATGCAGGTTGGACTTGATAGCAGAAGTTCTCCCAATCGTCCGTCGGCATGCGAGCCGACGCCAGTAGCAAGGGGGTCCAGCATGGGTCGTGGCCGCCAGAAGGCAAAGCACACGAAGTTGGCTCGGGAGCTGAAGTCGTTCAGCCCCGACATCAACTACAACGCGCTGCAGGCAGAGCTCGGCAGCCGCTCCGGCGACCCCGAGGTCGACAAGTGGGCCGACTACGCCGAGTACCAGCCCGAGGGCGACGACTACGCTGACGAGTACCAGACGGGCCGCACCGCCTGAGCCACCACCTCCGGTTCCGGGCGCCTTGACGCGAAGGAGCCGATCGTGACCTCGCACGCCACCACGAGCAAGACGCCGCCGATCACCAACGGGCGCGGCCTCGAGCCGACGGTCGTCGGATCGCACGCGACCGCCGCCGCACCGGTCTTCGAGTCGCTGTCGGTGCTCGATCTGTTCAAGATCGGCATCGGCCCGTCGTCGTCGCACACCGTCGGCCCCATGCGGGCCGCGCTCGACTTCCTCGGGCAGGCGGATGCGTCGGGCCGCTTCGACGAGATCGTGCGGCTGCGCATCGACCTCCTCGGCTCGCTCGGCGCGACCGGTTCCGGCCACGGCACCGACACCGCGATCATGCTCGGTCTCTCCGGGCTCGCGCCCGACACCGTCGAGACCCCGCAGATCGCCGAGACGCTCGAGCGCATCCGCGCCACCGGCGAGCTCCCGCTCGGCGGCCGGCGCGCGGTGGCGTTCGACGAGGCGAAGGCGTTCGTCTTCCGGCCGCTCACCGTGCGCAGCGAGCACCCGAACGCCCTGCGCATCACCGCCTACGACGCGGCCGACGAGACGATCGCGACCGCCGGCTACTACTCGATCGGAGGCGGCTTCGTGATGCGCCACGACGAGGGCGACGTGCTCTCCCCCGTGCCCGCGCCGGCCGAGCAGCTGCACCCCGTGCCGCATCCGTTCACGACCGGCGACGAGCTCGTCGCGCTGTGCGAGGAGACGGGCCTCTCGGTCGCCGAGCTCATGCTGCGCAACGAGGCCGCGTGGCGGCCGCGCGAGCAGACCGTCGCGCAGCTCGAGCGCATCTGGGAGGTCATGCAGGAGTGCGTCGCGCACGGCATCGCGACCGGCGGCATCCTGCCCGGCGGCCTCGACGTCAAGCGCCGCTCGAAGGAGTGGCACGCGAAGCTGCTCGAGCGCGACGCGGCACCGAAGACCGGGCGCCCCGACCTGCTCGAGGGCATGGAGTGGGTGAACCTCTACGCGCTCGCGGTCAACGAGGAGAACGCCGCGGGCTCGCGGGTCGTCACCGCGCCGACCAACGGCGCCGCCGGCATCATCCCCGCGGTCATGCACTACGCCGACCGCTTCGCCGACTGCGTCGAGGACGAGCTGCCGTGGCAGGTGCGCTTCCTGCTCGTCGCGGGCGCGATCGGCATCATCATCAAGTCGAACGCGTCGATCTCGGGCGCCGAGGTCGGCTGCCAGGGCGAGGTGGGCTCGGCGTGCGCGATGGCCGCGGGCGGCTTCGCCGCCGTGCTCGGCGCGACGCCGGCGCAGATCGAGAACGCGGCCGAGATCGGCATCGAGCACAACCTCGGCCTCACGTGCGACCCGATCAAGGGGCTCGTGCAGATCCCGTGCATCGAGCGGAACGCCATGGCGAGCGTCAAGGCGATCAACGCCGCGCGGATGGCGAAGCAGGGCGACGGCACCCACTACGTCTCGCTCGACACCGCCGTCGAGACGATGCGGCAGACCGGTGCCGACATGAGCGACAAGTACAAGGAGACCGCGCTCGGCGGGCTCGCGGTCGCGTACATCGAGTGCTGACCGGCACGATCCCGCACATGACGGAGGGCCCGCCGATCGGCGGGCCCTCCGTGCGAGCGGGTCAGTAGCCGTACTGCGACTGGAAGGCCGCGGCGAAGATCACGGTGATGATCAGCGGCCAGAAGATGAACGCCCAGATGAAGCCGAGGATGGACGTGACGAGGCCCCAGATGGCCATCGTCTTGCCGGCCGGCTCCTTGGCGAGACCGATGCCGGAAAGCACGCCGCCGGCGATCGCGTTGATCCAGATGGGGATGAGGATGCTCGAGATGCCGAGGATGAGGCCCCACAGCGACAGGGTGCGCTTGGTCGAGGGCGCGGCGTAGCCGTACTGCTGGCCGGCCGGCTGGTAGCCGGGCTGGGCGGCCTGGTAGCCGGGCTGCGCCGGCTGGTAGCCGGGCTGGGCGGGCTGGTAGCCGCCCGTCGGGTCGGG is a genomic window containing:
- a CDS encoding CrcB family protein, which gives rise to MPLLPSIAAVLVGGALGTAARALLQAALPEWWLLLAVNALGSLLLGVAVAALADAPAWLRHGIGAGVLGGFTTFSAVAVASVAASAGRGGWSALAPALPGIALAVGMLLACLAAAGAGLALGRRIARSRAA
- a CDS encoding fluoride efflux transporter FluC, producing MSPLELLAIAAAGGVGATVRFLAGALAPRRPARATMAVNLVASLLAGLAAGLMPLDDAWRAVLVTGFCGGMSTYSAFAVQAVEQLERRRGGHALATVAVTLVGGALAASAGLLIAAMLAPAAAA
- a CDS encoding DUF3073 domain-containing protein; translation: MGRGRQKAKHTKLARELKSFSPDINYNALQAELGSRSGDPEVDKWADYAEYQPEGDDYADEYQTGRTA
- a CDS encoding L-serine ammonia-lyase; the protein is MLDLFKIGIGPSSSHTVGPMRAALDFLGQADASGRFDEIVRLRIDLLGSLGATGSGHGTDTAIMLGLSGLAPDTVETPQIAETLERIRATGELPLGGRRAVAFDEAKAFVFRPLTVRSEHPNALRITAYDAADETIATAGYYSIGGGFVMRHDEGDVLSPVPAPAEQLHPVPHPFTTGDELVALCEETGLSVAELMLRNEAAWRPREQTVAQLERIWEVMQECVAHGIATGGILPGGLDVKRRSKEWHAKLLERDAAPKTGRPDLLEGMEWVNLYALAVNEENAAGSRVVTAPTNGAAGIIPAVMHYADRFADCVEDELPWQVRFLLVAGAIGIIIKSNASISGAEVGCQGEVGSACAMAAGGFAAVLGATPAQIENAAEIGIEHNLGLTCDPIKGLVQIPCIERNAMASVKAINAARMAKQGDGTHYVSLDTAVETMRQTGADMSDKYKETALGGLAVAYIEC